From the genome of Bacteroidia bacterium, one region includes:
- a CDS encoding DUF2809 domain-containing protein, producing MKNKKSTYIIVAISIFVGLLHFVIGPDYQGIFKHFIRGYLIDILLPMNLYLLMQISLRKSISVNKARIIGAIFTVTFGTIVEILQLYKIEFLGSTYDPWDILMYTIGVGLGIAIDLTIIDKFEKQVQKNE from the coding sequence ATGAAGAACAAAAAAAGCACTTATATAATTGTTGCAATTTCCATATTCGTTGGACTATTACATTTCGTTATTGGGCCTGATTATCAAGGAATTTTCAAGCATTTTATTCGTGGGTATTTAATTGATATTCTGCTACCTATGAATCTATACTTATTGATGCAAATATCACTAAGAAAGAGCATATCAGTAAATAAAGCCCGAATCATAGGTGCAATATTCACTGTTACTTTTGGAACAATAGTAGAAATATTACAACTTTATAAAATTGAATTTCTTGGCAGCACATATGACCCCTGGGATATTCTTATGTATACAATTGGAGTTGGATTGGGTATTGCAATTGATTTAACAATAATTGACAAGTTTGAAAAGCAAGTACAGAAAAACGAATAA
- a CDS encoding response regulator translates to MKKVITSSLLVLITFSVFSQITVDSLKEDLNNATSDTSKTIILLKLADIYLYDDETKSQEYTHKAKGLLEKNPFKKGYAYYYLINGFLIKGTPSEKLENFNKSLKLYTELKDLSGIAMVNFNMGRFYVANFNSKKAMLCYLAAYKIYQSLNYKEGMSACYTSIGSIYNNQNQYKTALEYFKEALNLYSDKNYEYYCIYVRIANNYVAMGDEKTALHYFESLIDTLKQRNYPDLLINVYNSIGDIYESADNYGKAKQYYKLSFDVVKKADGKYFNINSCLSMAKLFISMNQPDSAIILLEKNLQPTISLDLKYNYYKILSLAYEKKDDIRSAYKYYKFFKIASDSINSDKSNQRLYELQISFEMNKKNEEIELLNRENQYKSLQLSKQRIVILLILLSTVLFIVMAFVLYTRFRLKHKLVGMLENKNREIEQQQQEIMTMNDMLGKQNESLLELDDMKSRFFTNISHEFRTPLSLIIGPLTSMLEESNNKEAQNDIRLMLKHANSLLNLINQLLDLSKLQKASLNLQLSFYDINTFLNILIDSFSGRAKDLSISLTYNSNPLPLLVWFDRDKVGTIVFNIISNALKHTNKGGFVEVSLSIIGESNDYVEIMIKDNGIGIESHELKNIFEPFYQSSVTINRKIEGSGIGLALAKELVELHGGKITVKSEAGKGAQFTITLAVNKHLLPSAEILSDEDHEIDVIDRFPKLHEFDLGGEAETRIIKGETTILVVEDNDDMRDYISKSLAQDYQIIVAVNGREGFDKAMEVSPDLIITDIMMPEMNGYEMTKLIKNNQQTSHIPVIILTAKASEESKIEGLEAAADDYVVKPFNKAELLLRIRNTIANRQKLRDKFQKSITVNPSEVTATSLDEQFLTKALQIIENHLADAEFSVNDFCDEIGMSKTNVYRKLKALTNQSFTEFMRCIRLKRAASLLLMKSGNLTEIAYQTGFSNLSYFSRSFKEQFGVSPSEYITKTIINR, encoded by the coding sequence ATGAAAAAAGTTATTACATCTTCACTTTTAGTATTAATTACTTTTAGCGTATTTTCACAGATTACCGTAGATTCACTTAAAGAGGATTTGAATAATGCTACAAGCGATACTTCAAAAACTATTATTCTACTAAAACTGGCTGATATTTATTTATATGATGATGAAACCAAATCTCAGGAATACACCCATAAAGCCAAAGGATTACTAGAAAAAAATCCCTTCAAGAAAGGATATGCTTATTACTATTTGATTAATGGGTTTTTAATAAAGGGCACACCCTCAGAGAAACTTGAAAACTTTAATAAATCCCTAAAACTCTATACGGAGTTAAAAGATTTATCGGGAATTGCTATGGTCAATTTTAACATGGGACGTTTCTATGTAGCAAATTTTAATTCGAAAAAAGCGATGCTGTGTTATTTAGCCGCTTACAAGATTTATCAATCGTTAAACTACAAAGAAGGAATGAGTGCTTGTTATACTAGTATAGGAAGCATCTACAATAATCAAAATCAGTATAAAACGGCTCTAGAATACTTTAAAGAGGCGTTAAATTTATATTCAGATAAAAACTATGAATATTATTGTATATATGTTAGGATTGCAAACAATTATGTAGCAATGGGTGATGAGAAAACTGCATTACATTACTTCGAAAGTTTGATTGATACGTTAAAGCAAAGGAATTATCCAGATTTACTTATTAATGTATATAATAGTATAGGTGATATTTATGAAAGTGCTGATAATTATGGTAAAGCTAAGCAGTACTATAAATTATCGTTTGATGTTGTAAAAAAGGCTGATGGCAAATATTTTAATATTAATTCATGCTTGAGTATGGCCAAATTATTTATTAGTATGAATCAGCCGGATTCAGCGATAATTTTGCTTGAAAAGAATTTGCAACCTACTATATCATTAGATTTAAAGTATAATTATTATAAAATTTTATCATTAGCATACGAAAAAAAAGATGATATAAGATCTGCCTATAAGTATTATAAGTTTTTTAAAATTGCAAGTGATTCTATAAATAGCGATAAATCGAACCAACGACTTTATGAATTGCAGATCTCATTTGAGATGAACAAGAAGAATGAGGAGATAGAATTGCTTAATAGGGAGAATCAATATAAATCGCTCCAATTATCTAAACAGAGGATTGTTATTTTACTTATCCTATTGTCAACGGTGCTATTCATAGTTATGGCATTTGTTTTATACACTCGTTTCCGATTAAAACACAAGCTGGTTGGTATGTTGGAAAATAAGAATAGAGAGATTGAGCAACAGCAGCAGGAAATTATGACAATGAACGATATGCTTGGAAAGCAGAATGAAAGTTTACTGGAATTGGACGATATGAAATCCCGATTCTTTACCAACATATCGCATGAATTCCGAACACCATTATCACTTATAATTGGACCGTTAACATCCATGTTGGAGGAATCCAACAACAAGGAAGCGCAAAATGATATTCGCCTAATGCTAAAACATGCAAATAGCCTATTAAATCTTATTAATCAGTTGCTTGATTTATCTAAACTTCAAAAGGCAAGTCTTAATCTACAACTTTCCTTTTATGATATAAATACATTTTTAAATATACTAATTGATTCATTTTCTGGGCGTGCAAAAGATCTATCCATTTCACTTACCTATAATTCAAACCCTTTGCCTTTGCTTGTTTGGTTTGATAGAGATAAAGTAGGGACAATTGTTTTTAATATCATTTCGAACGCATTAAAACATACCAATAAAGGAGGTTTTGTGGAGGTTTCTCTGTCCATAATTGGTGAGAGCAACGATTATGTTGAAATCATGATAAAAGATAATGGAATAGGCATAGAATCGCATGAGCTAAAGAATATATTTGAACCCTTTTATCAATCCAGTGTCACAATAAATCGGAAAATTGAAGGCAGTGGTATAGGATTAGCCTTAGCAAAGGAGTTGGTTGAATTACATGGAGGTAAAATTACAGTGAAGAGCGAGGCAGGGAAAGGGGCTCAGTTTACAATAACTTTAGCAGTGAATAAACATCTTTTGCCATCGGCAGAAATATTGTCCGATGAAGATCATGAAATTGATGTGATAGATAGATTTCCAAAACTTCATGAATTCGATTTAGGTGGCGAGGCCGAAACTAGAATAATTAAAGGGGAGACAACAATTCTTGTTGTTGAGGATAATGATGATATGAGAGATTACATATCAAAATCGTTAGCGCAGGATTATCAAATTATAGTAGCTGTAAATGGTAGGGAAGGATTTGATAAAGCAATGGAGGTATCGCCAGACCTTATAATTACTGATATTATGATGCCCGAAATGAATGGGTATGAAATGACAAAGCTGATTAAAAACAATCAGCAAACAAGTCATATCCCTGTAATTATTCTTACCGCAAAAGCCTCGGAGGAGAGTAAAATTGAAGGTCTTGAAGCTGCTGCCGATGATTATGTAGTTAAGCCCTTTAATAAGGCAGAATTGCTGTTGAGGATTAGAAATACAATAGCAAATCGACAAAAGTTAAGGGATAAGTTTCAGAAATCTATCACGGTAAACCCTTCGGAAGTAACAGCAACATCATTAGACGAACAATTTTTAACAAAAGCACTTCAAATTATTGAAAATCATTTGGCAGATGCCGAGTTTTCCGTGAATGATTTTTGCGATGAAATAGGAATGAGTAAAACCAATGTGTATAGAAAACTCAAAGCGTTAACCAATCAATCCTTTACAGAATTTATGCGTTGCATAAGGTTAAAACGAGCAGCTTCTTTGCTACTAATGAAATCGGGCAACCTGACTGAAATTGCTTACCAAACAGGATTTTCCAACCTATCCTACTTCTCCCGAAGTTTTAAGGAGCAATTCGGGGTAAGCCCATCGGAGTATATAACAAAGACAATCATAAATCGTTGA
- a CDS encoding phosphatase PAP2 family protein, with product MVYKHKRDTVILVKAQVVDIDSSKSLLFYKTRPFGFVGYVPRNIADFCKVSTRKKNLPKLGMLIGGTAILVALDQKILDASQQFGRFIHLDAERKFANAITLKLGGFRVPVLDIPQNLNSGFYFLGEGWPSILIAGSFYSYGSFAKDYRALQTSSELAEMFLTLAITTQFIKRVTGRESPFVASSPGGKWKPFPNPSYYQKHVPYFDAFPSGHLATAMATITIISGNYPEYRYVKPIGYTLMGVLGYSMMNNGVHWVSDYPLAIAIGYVYGKIALSHGQQVIHKKRSNSMMSSSVTPILIGENGFGMSYRVNF from the coding sequence TTGGTATATAAACATAAAAGAGATACCGTTATATTAGTTAAAGCACAAGTTGTAGATATTGACTCCTCAAAATCATTACTATTCTATAAAACCCGTCCATTTGGATTTGTAGGATATGTGCCAAGAAATATTGCCGATTTTTGTAAAGTTAGTACCCGAAAAAAGAACCTTCCAAAATTAGGAATGCTAATAGGCGGTACAGCTATTCTTGTTGCTTTGGATCAAAAAATTCTTGACGCATCTCAACAATTTGGTAGATTTATACACCTTGATGCAGAAAGAAAATTTGCTAATGCCATAACTTTAAAATTGGGTGGCTTTCGAGTACCCGTCCTTGATATTCCTCAAAACTTAAATTCTGGATTCTACTTTCTGGGTGAAGGCTGGCCAAGTATACTTATTGCAGGTAGTTTTTATAGCTACGGTAGTTTTGCAAAAGATTATCGTGCGCTCCAAACCTCATCAGAACTAGCTGAAATGTTTTTAACTTTAGCTATCACCACTCAATTTATTAAAAGAGTTACAGGGCGTGAAAGTCCATTTGTTGCTTCTTCTCCAGGAGGAAAATGGAAACCTTTCCCAAATCCTAGCTACTACCAAAAGCATGTTCCATACTTTGATGCCTTCCCTTCTGGTCATTTGGCCACTGCAATGGCTACAATTACAATTATTTCGGGAAATTACCCAGAATATCGCTACGTGAAACCCATTGGTTATACATTGATGGGGGTATTAGGATATTCTATGATGAACAATGGTGTTCATTGGGTTAGCGATTATCCGTTAGCAATTGCAATTGGTTATGTTTATGGCAAAATTGCACTCTCGCATGGACAGCAAGTTATTCATAAAAAACGTTCTAACTCAATGATGAGCTCTTCTGTTACCCCAATACTGATTGGAGAAAATGGGTTTGGAATGAGCTATAGGGTTAACTTTTAG
- a CDS encoding thioredoxin domain-containing protein, whose translation MKDIKESIRKSLQLLDIPYTKNYINSFLDNHTDAHSMLCLSDLYDSYKVENTGGEFENKTEIINYPGAHISQLADKDIVYFVVVETIKENTITYYNKGKKIVESLEDYLKKWQGFVLFFTKNEDSAEPNYNDNLKETRLNNFKILLFIISISILFVASIYACIPIILPVPFMGLIFLKLIGIAVSILLISYTYNSDNLFIKEICNVGKKTNCGNILKSKAAKVFSFLSWSEVGLFYFATTLLTIIISETHQQIQGYYLIVGINILALPYTVYSVYYQKKVAKSWCVMCLSIQALLLLEFVVGLSAWSSFSLQNITIPLITISLSSLFIITTWYLIKPLLEANSELAVTKKDLRKFKQNISLFHYTLSNQPKVTYPKQAEVLRFGSINPKIHFTIFTSPVCAYCSKTHTVINKLLDNYPNDVALTEIFAVSNDERDERVKLAAHMLQLNKKIEKADAHRAINDWHADENRKMEKWMAKYPVIGDAIAENREIIGLHNSIAKSLGITHTPIIVMNGKLLPDLYRVEDLEKIIPTFLATLEHTN comes from the coding sequence ATGAAGGATATTAAAGAAAGTATACGTAAATCGTTACAGTTATTGGATATTCCATACACAAAAAATTATATCAATAGTTTTTTGGATAATCACACAGATGCCCACTCCATGCTATGCCTAAGCGATTTGTACGATTCATATAAAGTGGAAAATACTGGAGGAGAATTTGAAAACAAAACTGAAATAATTAATTACCCTGGTGCACATATCAGTCAACTGGCAGATAAAGATATAGTATATTTTGTTGTTGTTGAAACTATAAAAGAAAACACAATTACATATTACAATAAAGGCAAAAAAATTGTTGAGTCGCTAGAAGATTACCTCAAAAAATGGCAAGGATTTGTTCTGTTCTTTACAAAAAACGAAGATTCAGCAGAGCCCAATTATAATGATAATTTAAAGGAGACAAGATTAAATAATTTCAAAATATTATTATTTATAATTTCAATATCAATTTTATTCGTCGCTTCTATATATGCCTGCATACCCATCATTTTGCCCGTACCATTTATGGGTCTAATTTTTCTAAAACTAATAGGCATCGCTGTTTCAATATTATTAATAAGCTACACATACAACAGCGATAATCTATTTATAAAAGAGATTTGTAACGTTGGCAAAAAAACAAATTGCGGGAACATTCTCAAAAGCAAAGCAGCAAAAGTTTTTTCATTCTTAAGTTGGTCCGAAGTTGGTCTATTCTATTTTGCCACAACACTACTAACCATAATAATATCGGAAACACATCAGCAAATTCAAGGATACTATCTAATAGTTGGAATAAATATACTTGCCCTTCCCTACACAGTTTATTCGGTATACTATCAAAAAAAGGTGGCAAAATCATGGTGTGTGATGTGTCTTAGCATACAAGCCCTATTATTGTTAGAGTTTGTAGTTGGGTTATCCGCTTGGTCATCCTTTTCATTACAAAACATTACAATACCCCTTATAACAATCTCACTTTCGAGTCTATTTATAATCACTACCTGGTATTTAATAAAACCTTTGTTAGAAGCAAATTCAGAACTTGCGGTTACAAAAAAAGATCTACGAAAATTCAAACAAAATATATCCTTGTTTCATTACACCCTCAGTAATCAACCTAAAGTCACCTACCCAAAACAAGCTGAAGTACTTCGTTTTGGAAGCATAAATCCAAAAATACATTTTACAATTTTCACAAGCCCGGTATGTGCATATTGCAGTAAGACACACACCGTCATTAATAAATTACTCGACAATTACCCAAACGACGTTGCCTTGACTGAAATTTTTGCTGTTAGTAACGACGAAAGAGATGAAAGAGTAAAATTAGCGGCTCATATGCTTCAACTAAACAAAAAGATAGAAAAAGCGGATGCACACCGTGCCATAAATGATTGGCATGCCGATGAAAATAGAAAAATGGAAAAATGGATGGCTAAATATCCTGTAATAGGTGATGCAATTGCCGAAAATCGAGAAATAATTGGATTGCATAATTCAATTGCCAAATCGCTAGGCATCACACACACACCAATTATTGTTATGAATGGTAAATTATTACCTGATTTATATAGGGTTGAAGATTTGGAAAAAATAATTCCAACATTTTTAGCCACATTAGAGCATACTAATTAA
- a CDS encoding acyl carrier protein: MKTEYIVKTILREILEIEDIEPDINLYDYGMASIEIIRLIVRIEKETGVRLNLIDTFKSPTLKSICEFIDKT; the protein is encoded by the coding sequence ATGAAGACAGAATACATTGTGAAAACAATATTACGTGAGATACTTGAGATAGAAGATATTGAACCTGACATTAATCTATATGATTATGGAATGGCTTCTATTGAAATTATTCGTTTAATTGTAAGAATTGAAAAAGAAACTGGTGTTAGGCTGAATTTAATTGATACTTTTAAAAGTCCGACTTTAAAGAGTATTTGTGAGTTTATTGACAAAACTTAA